Sequence from the Mytilus galloprovincialis chromosome 13, xbMytGall1.hap1.1, whole genome shotgun sequence genome:
GTTTACTTGGGATGTTGGCAAAGTATTGAGCTATTTAGAATCTCTGTACCCGTTACAAGATTTGGATTTAAAAATGTTAACTCTCAAATGTGTTGCTTTAATTGCTCTAGCATCTGCTCAAAGATCACAAACACTTGCAAGTCTTAATTTAAACTCTGTTCTCAGTACAGGCACATCATTTATATTTCGTGTCACAACTTTATTAAAGACGACACGACCTAAAAACATAGGACAAGATGTTATTATTCCTgtctttcagaaaaaagaaatTTGTCCTGTTGAAACtttaaaacattatattcacCGAACTAAAGACTTAAGAAAAAgtagtaaattgtttatttcattcaGAACTTTAAAAGCTGTAACAAGCTGTTCAATTGCCAGATGGTTAAAATTGGTACTGTCTAATGCAGGCATAAATGTGTTGAAATTTAAAGCTCATTCATACAGATCTGCATCCTCTTCTGCAGCTAAAAGAGCAGGTATATCATTAAATGATATCCTGAAAACAGCAAATTGGGCATCAGCTCAGACCTTCAAAAAGTTTTACTGTAAGGATATTGAGGTAGACAATACAAATTCAAATTATGTTCATTCAGTGTTTAATCATACTTTTACAGCCTGATCATGTTGATGCTGACAATGACTTAGAGATACAGTTCCAGGGTTTTTCTACATCAGGAGATGTACTGTCTAAGGAACTAACAGATTGGAGATGGAGGAACCATTATTCCAGATGTTGATTCATAATAGTGAATAGTGAAAGGACATTTGCGATGATATCGCGTTGCGTGTATGGACATACATAAGATTTATAAACTAGTGATGGacattattattgtttttccAATTATATTGTGTGATGCATATTGATAGACAACAAGATTAAAAGAAttaatcatatatttttattttttctgtgttGTTACAAGAATTTTTAGATGAAAGATTTGCTCTATACTGGTTCTAACTAGACTATATTGGTATTTGATGAAATTTAAAAGTATGTGGAATAAAGACTTGAGAGCAAAGACTTGTCCGTcttaaacaaaaaattgtcagaaTGATCTGATTTTCAGATTAGTTTTGTGTTGGATATCTATATTTGGTGAATTTCTTTGTTTATATCTCTGTTCAAGTTTTTTACTGGTATTGTTCATGAGATTAGTTGGTTATTAATTTccatttatttcttattctgtTTTGGAAGTTGCATTTATTGGAGCTACAAAGAGTTCACTTATTAACCTGAGCAAGCCCAGGATTATGATATATAATGTTACCTTATCCAAGCATCATTTATGATGTGAAGGATAAGGTGCATTATATGAAGAAGCCAAAGGGCTTCGAGGGTTAATATGTACCCTCCCAAATTATATAATCAGTAATACGCCCGtcccaaaaataaatatttagacCAATAAATGCCAATAGCGGCTTTGGTTATTTAAAAAGAGGCTGGTCACTACTCTGCACGGGCTTATATAGTAGTGGTCAGACAAAAAATCACTCAGCTGTGAAAAAAGGCGTGCGGCCTTGACATAAAGTAAAGGTTCACTTATTAACCCTCGAAGCCCTTTGGCTTCTTCATATAATGCACCTTATCCTTCACATCATAAATGATGCTTGGATAAGGTAACAGTTTTATGTATGAACATTCTGGAATATTTGTTTGGTAAGATATGATGAATATACATAttctaaaaaaatctatacaaaaactgatataaaaaaaaaagattttaacacTATAAAATTCATTAGAAAAAGCAAAATATGTTCATTAGTTACATGTCTTTGATTTTGcatatttcaaagttttgtacatgaaaaaaaaattaacagtttGGAAATTTAATGTATGGCATCATAGAATTAAAGAGTAGAGAGGAAAAAAGAGATAAAGCTAGTTTAAAATAAactgaataaaaattaataaatagaaGTTAATAAATTATAAAGCTGTCTTGCTagttacaaaaacaaaaagtgcTGAGTTAGTAATAAAGATTTACATTTTAACTATTGGTCCAACTACCCAATCAATGTCATTCTTGGGAAAGTAGGATTAGTCTGGAAACATTCCCAATCACCGcctttttattattgatttgaaaAGGTGCATCACTCAAATTCCCCGAAGAGGTAGTTTAATTTATAATAGTTATTTCCCTTTAGCACCAAATTAGAGGGCAACATGCACAAATTCCTTTATAAATCTACCTAATTCAACTAGTTAATCGACTGCTACTAGACTTGTTCTGGTTGAGGGAATTTCTCAGTGTTGAAGACCccttggtggccttgggctgatTTTTGCTCTTTAgcctggttgttgtctctttgacaaattacCATTTCCAAATCTTAATTTTATGGTATTTGTTTTCTGAATACCTCATATAAACCATTCCTatgatcccggagtcccgataaaggtcctccCCCCCCTTCCGCCATAGCAGCCAAGGCAAATAACTCTTGAATCAAATTTCATTAAAGGAAACTGTATATTATATGAAGCCATGTCTATGAGTTTCATTAAAAAGTATCTCATtagtaaattatttttcatgatgaGGGGATATACTATTCCATCTGGAACTATATACATGTTAGGGTCCAGTTCAGAGATACAAATTCTGATAATTGAAGAGTTCAacaaaattctgaaaaattaTCTTACTATTTACTAAGAGAAACTATAAAATTATTACAGTCCTCTTTTCTCCagatcaaaaagttaaaaaaaattctaattccTTTTTTTTAGTATGGCAATTGTCAAAGCTAGCATCAGTAAGCCATGTTAACTTTTTTACTTACTTTTTTTGATTGGctattttttcataattataaatcagACTAAATTAGTTAAATGACGTAACTTATAAATAAGTCTTAACAGCATTTTAACAAGGGGAAATATTTTGTTGGTTCTTTCCAGCAACCCTGCCATGCATCTTTTCTTTACACCAGAAGCCTATCCTTGGCACAAATTCACTATTTCCAACTACTtcctaaatttgattttaaacttaCTGAATATAACTAGCGTCAGACCCatctatgataaaaatataataaattatgaTTCATCTAGTTTTCTAAATCTACATAAATTATTCTTATATAAAAATCTACTTGGGATGAGTAAGAATGACATTGACCTTTGACCCCAATCTAATACCTATGAAGCAGCTTATAACTCCAGATAAAATGCTGAAATAGAATACACAACAATCAAGTGTCAGTGATTAAAAAGCAAAAGATGAGGAGTGTGTACTGTAAACAGCAGGTCATTTGTCAACTGGTTACAAATATTGTACCTGACTGATTAGCCTGAGAGTCCATTGATGTAGTGACCTTGAAAAGGTACCAGTGTTTCTTCAAAATATGCACTGATACCATTTTATAGAAATGTGATTATCATTCCAAGTTGGCATTTCTTGCAATAATACAAGAATTTTCTGGGCTTACAGTCATAAATTTGGGTATTGAGTTATGACCCTTGGCACTAAAATTGATTTTACAGAAATATTGAATTCAAAGGGGGAATATCCATTGTTATGTTGATTTTGTTCAAACCAATTTTAGAGACGTACCAAttcaaaaatgtttcattgaacATCATCTTCCATGAATAAATAAGTTCAAACAAATTGTGCATGAAATTTCTGTGATATATTTgataaatctttgaaaaaaaggTTATAAGTATTCTCCTTGCCAACAAAGTATcgttaaacatgataaagtatcACTAGAGTCATCCAAAAATTAATCATAAACATTATTGCAATCTTTGagaattatgaataaaaaattcaGAATTGAAATTCTTGTTAAAAATCTTTTTATTGTAATCCCTGAATATATTAATCATCATTTAAATCATTGCCAAGATAACCTCCAAAATATCAGCATTATAAACCTTGCTAACATGGTCTTCAAAATAACTTAAAATACCAAGGTATGtcttgaaaaaaattaataaagggCCAATAAATTATGGAATAAAATACAACTGGGCTGAAAAACCCTGAGTATTTCAAAGAATCTCCAAGTTTTGTAAAGTTATTAATTATAAATATGACGATATTATCATTATGATCCTTGCCAATAAAGCAGATGTGTTAATGTAATGTGAGAACCAAGCAAGCAATCAGTCAGTTTATTACAAGAGAAGGCTCCAGCAGAGAGAGAGACTCCTGACCCACAGTTACAGTATATTATAATGAAGGCATCAAGACAGATGAAAGCGTCACACAGCAAAGATGCCATACCTATCAAATGCAAAATCAAGCAAGTCTTCATAGCTGACACCCTCCGAAGTTTTGTAGTTAGCTAGCATGAGTGGTGACACCTCCTCCGAGCTACCCCTATCTGAAATATTTCTACCAGCAAGTGTTAGTGTTTTGACCCAGAAAGGATCTTTTCGGTTGTAAAATCCAAGCTGTTCTAAATTGCACTTGACtttttgaaactgaaatttgacTCTTGGAAATGTTGAAGATTTAGATGATGTGTCTATTTTTAAAGTAGATGGCGGCGTTATATCATGTCCTTCAAAAACATCATCATCTTCATCTAGACCACTATCAAATGGTTTGTCATCAATTTGGTGTTTTTTAAGGGGCGGGGGTGGAGCAGGAGGAAGAGTTCGCTCATGCTGCGTCAATTTGGAGCTCTCCGACCATGCATAATTTCTAACCAATGACTGAGGTGTTGAATGCCCATCGATGCCGCTGTCGTCAATCTGAAGTGGAAACTTTCGTTCCCTCTTGGCACCAATGGGAGTTGAATGTCTTAATGGCATCCTGGGTGGTAATGGCAAGCTATTGCCATCTCCACTAACACTGTTAGACCGGGGTGGTATAGCAGGGGCTCTAGTGGGACTTGGTAAGTTAGTTGCATCTCTTTCTTTAACATGCTGAATGGTCCCTGAATCAACGCTCATTGAGTGATGCAAAGTTGGTATCTTAACATGTAATTTAGAATTATAAGTTTTATGATTCATACCTTGACCAACACGACCTCCACGTATGGGGATAGCACCACCTCTTAACATTCTTAAAGGGTTTGTTTCCACATCTTCATCCCCACCAGTGGATGAGGACATAGCTCCTTTACCAGGAATACCTTGGGGTTCACGAATATTACGAGAATGTCCTTCCTCACTACCGCTGATTACTCCTCTTTGATGATCAAGGGAGCGTCGTATTCTACTCTCCCTTGCAAGTTTATTCATAATTTCACGAGGGGAAGGTTCAGAAAAGTCCTCCCCTACAAAAAGACTCGAAGATTTATTGTAAGAATCCCTACGAGAATCATCCTGACGATTGACTTCTGTAGCACTATTTACTGACTCAGTACCAGAatcagtatgaacattgtctgaATCAGGTTCATCAATCCTTAATACTTCTACATTGTTTTTAATGTCTTCAGAGTCACACTCTGATGTTTGTTCACTAGAAGTGTCTAAAATTTTAGGTCTATATTCATCTTCTGGTAGTTTTACTTTCAGATCATATTCTTGAGGAATTTCTGGCGGTGGTTTTTGTGGACGAGGCACAGGTTCTACTCTCTGTATGATTTCTGGTCTAGGTTTTGGAGCAGGTATTGGTATATCAGATCGTTTGCTGTCAGGCCGTGGTTTTGGAACTGGTTTCTGATGATAACTCATCTCTGTTAAttgattaaaattcatttcaGGTGGTTCTAAATCAAAGTCATCTATCATTGCAAGAGGCACCCCATATGTACTATCTTGATGTACAGGAGTAACCTCCCTTCTTTCTGGTGTAACCTCTCTTTTcattggagttatttccctttttgcaGGAGTAATTTCTCTTTTTGCAGGAGTTATATCTCTCTTTGCAGGAATTATTTCTCTTTTTGCAGGAGTAATTTCTCTTCTAACTGGAGTTAACTCCCTTTTGACAGGAGTTACCTCTCTTTTAGGTGGAGTAACTTCCCTTTCTTCAGAGGAGTATGAAGTACCAGATTTTTCCTTCACAGAACCTCTCATAACTAACTGGTTATAAGCCTCCATTGCTCCAGGAGGAACACTTTCTACTTGATCTGCTTTATTTTTGATCTCCTCTGAGAAAGTACGTTGACGATCAAGTTTCGGACTACGTTTAAATGAGAATTTGAATCTTGATCCATTCTGTGGTGACCCTGAATCACTTTCTGAATCTGACTGATATTTATCAGGTGACGAAGGTTCTTGTGAAGATGACATATGAGAACGAGAACTTAATTCATTTGCCATGGCGATAGCATCATCTATCATTTTTTCATCAGATGCTGACATTGGTTTGACCTTGGCTTGTTTTCGTGGTTCTGGTTTCGGAGGCTCCCTGTTTCGAGGTTCCTGCAAGGCAAAAATTGAACATGCATAGTGATTACATAAATAGATACATGCTGTCTATAATAAAGATATTTTCATATACTCCAGACTTGATTATACTGAAGAAAAGCTGAAGATAATTTCTATAAGAAGAATATAATAATTACCCTATATCCCTTTTCTCCTAATGAgaatatacaatatttatatgtGAATGTattgtatatgtaaaaaaaaaagattatttaattCAGATTTATGATTTTTCAATCTGTCCATTCATCGATTGCTTGTATAGATTTATTGTTCCTTGTACGTCAGAGATTGTAAATTGAGCAACAGCAACATGCAATGCCATGCACATAATGATCACAGTTGAATATtttttgtgtatgtttttttaaagttttttttttctatcttataTCATAATACACTTTTTTAAAGCAAATTAAAGAGAAATATATGTTTCATTccatataatttaacaaaattttgcaGAGAAGAAAGATTGAACAGCTATAGCTATTAAGAGGAAGTAGAATTAGAGGCAGACATACTAGTCTAGGTGGTTGAACAGGAAGTGGTGGTGGTGGTGATTTTGATCCTCTCCCATTGGTCATCAGTTTAGGAGGCGATTCATGTTGAGGTGTTGTAGTTGCTGATGAATCATTTGAAGATGAGTTTGCCAACTTTGCCTCTTTGTCGTTTATTGCTTTCAATACTTCATCCATAAATGAAGGTCCGAAATCAAAAGAACTCTGTAAAATGTCAAGTTTTataattaaatatcaataaaaaaaaaaatttggtaaaTATACAGAAATGACATTTCAGACGGCAAtcttataacaacaaaaaaaacaacaaacaaaaacatgtagAGATCAGTGAAAGTTATTTAATAATAGACTATGCTTGCTGTGATATGGACAAATTATGAATAAATGTCAATACATTTAatgatttgcatttttttttaaatcaaaatcgcaatatttttctcaaaaacaaaaatttaattgtgTTTTATCTTATAACTAATGGTCTTGAATCAGGGAAGACTTGTGCCCACGTAAAACTGATTTTAACACCCATCATACGTTTTGCCTGTCCCTAGTCTGGTTATCTGTACCTTCCATTTTTAGTTGTAGTCTTTGTATTCAACTTTTTGGAGGAATCTGTATTGAAGGTTTatgtgattttttatttcattatctaATATTTTTGGTGATGTCTATTATAGTTTTTTTTGGCATTATCTaatttatcttttattaattACAGTGTATTCTGTTTATCCATCACACAAGAGGACCAGAAAAAAAGTTTGATTAAGCAGAGTattggaatactcaggtttttttcTGCAAAGATAGGCATATTTTGGGATAGCCCTAAGATGTTATGAGTCAAGGCATATTTTGGGATAGCCCTAAGATGTTATGAGTCAAGGCATATTTTGGGATAGCCCTAAGATGTTATGAATCATAGAATGTTAGTACAAACGTTtatatatgatttgttttttcATACCGACATGTCAGGCATTTTGAAGTCAGCAAATATAGAATCATCATCTATATCTTGATACTGGAAATCTCCACTATCGACCTCGTCTGTCCTTGTTACATATTGACTGTCTATAGATTCCTGACTTATCCAGGAGTGACCATTAGTACCCAGAGATCCATTCATATTATGTCCATTTTCATCTCTATTAAGACTCACAGTTGATATCCGACTTTCACCTTCTTTCCCTGGAAGATAGATCATAATCATAATTACTTACTATAATTGTAATTACTTCTTTCCTTTCAATAATCTATCCAGGttgtattttctatttttgaaCATCCATAAACTATATGGCCCTGTATTAACATGATTTTTTCATAGCATTTTCAAATTGACATATTTTAAGATGGATGTCTTTTTATCCTAAGCATGGAATTCTTTTTTCTATTAATCCTTAATTTCTCAATaattttttcaacattcatttcaaataaaatatatcttcaaATTCTGGTTATCACATCTACAATCTTAATAGATCACCATTAATTTCTACCCatacaataaatacaaaaatttaaagtaaatgtttctgTTTTAGGGTCTTTATGCTATGCAGACATATTTACAACAAAGGcttattttcattgttgaaagctaTACTGTGACCTGTATTTGTTGACTTTTATGTcaatttggtctctgatggagagtagtctcattggcaataatagctcatcttcttatttttacattagaatgttgttgtttttttctgcatattacaaaatgtataataaattATATCATAATGAAATATCTTTTATATGATTTTGCAAAATCTAAATACCAACCTGTACTAGCAACTTTGACTGGCAGTTTGTCGTAATTATCACCAATGAAACCAACATCACCGAAAATAGCACCATCGTAACCAATATGCCCTGTGTGACGAAGGTCATTCTGTGGACCACTGATCATCTCAGCATTGAACCGCCTTAATGACTTCCTGTTTGATTctgcaataaataaataataattttaatatattatggagatttttttatttaatgtttgaaGTCAAGTTCCTGAAAAGTAAAATGTAAACAGAAACAGAAATTGCTAAAAAcggaaaataaaattttattttaatgacatttttcAACAGAAATTGACGAAACtgattaataaaattaagtttcgAAATATTTCCTTTTACATACattgagaataaaaaataattcttatattAGTTTTAAAACTGATTAAATCATGTGTTAGCGTTGACTGTGTCATTGCATATTTCTGTGTATTATTTAAGCATGTGGCCATTCCCATACAATGGAAGCAATATCTGTGGTACAATATATACCTTTAAACCTGTGTCATATAACTATACATGTGTTTCATATTTatgtaaatatcaaataaaatatatgaggTTTACAGCTTTAACAATCTATAACATATGACAATTTCCttggaaaaaaaattgacttGGTATGAAAGCCCTTTGGTCAAAATTTATAAGAACAGAATTTACAGTGATACAGGAGTATCTTTAATGATGAACAGTAATATCTGTCTAAATTAACTGTATCCCTTGCTCAGGACTTTGTTTGGCATAGACACTAGTGTCCACATTTTACTGGTTTAATTACTACAGAATGTTCTTATTACACGAGATCAGATGGTTTAAATCAGTTAGTTttcactgttaaaatatttctctAAATTCTTAATAATTGACATCTTTTTATAACCCTGAACCTGGAAGTAACCTGTTAGTTTGGAAAAGGTCAAGGATCAGATATAGGGTTCACTCCATTCTAATGTAATTAGTAGAACAGCATGAAGCTTATTTTAGCTCACTTGAATTAATTATAATCAGTTGCAGTTAGCATAAAGCTTtttccttatttatttttaaggTTTCAAATTTCACATTTGGACATTATTCCGTTACTTTGCTGTTTAAAATCTGAGATGCAATGAACTTGAATTTTATTGACAGTTCAATAAACTGATAGCATTAAAACCTACACcatataccgtatagcgggttatttttgcAGGGTGTtaattttcgcggatagaacaaagTCTCCTAAATTAATTCCGCCAAATTAAATGTGTACAtacaaaggtattgataaaagttttgaatccgccaaaatattttgtataccttattcaatgaaaatcgcgaaattttacaccctaAAAAATAACTCACTATACGGTATAAGTTTAGTGAATGTAAcatccatttttactgaactCACGACAGAACAAATTTtgttttaggggccagctgaagccagCCTGTGGCTGTGGGATTTTCTTGCTATATTGAATACCAATTGGTACCCCTTGGTTGTTTTCTGCCCTTTGGTCAGGTTATTTCATGTGACATCATTTCTATCTTTAAAAGCCCATGCCCCACAGACAGATGATCTATTTTGGAGCTGAGACTCAGTTGTCAAAATTATGGTCCATTCTATCTAAGTATCTAATCAGGAGATCATGCTGCTCCAACTTGTTGAGGACCTGATTAATGACCATATTTTAAGTGATATTCTAATTTTTTGGCATTATGTGATAAGTCATAAGCTGTTGTCAATATTTTGTTATAGAAGCCACACTACACATCTATTTGTCCCTTCTCCAATCTTACCTTTCTTACCACCCTTTTTGGGGGATTTTTCTTTCTTGTCTGATTCTATAAATAGTATAACcaatcaaattgtaaaaataaagattttggcATAATTGGGGTCTATTGTAGCAAATAGGAGTTAAATCAAAATAGGATTATTCACTACAAAGCATctagctaattttttttttaaatacaacaaaaagtaaaatcttttATTCAGGAATTAATTGTAATATCTATTCctaattttttatcattaaaaatttGCAATTCTTTAAAATGATTGTTTTCTTATTTGCATTTTGGATACTTGTAGTAAATGTCTGTAGAATTTAACTCCTCTATTTAAATATATTCAATGTCTAAGTATGTAGAATACTAAACTACttataatattgtatttataaaaatgtaaaattaaagacTCGGCATGCTGGCATAGTTTCATTATATGACTGACAGTGGCTCTCTGCCAGCATGCAAAAGGTGCTCTTGTGCTGAAATAAATACTATTATGAAATGCATATACATCAAGCAATGATATGATTCTATTCTACAGTATAAATTGTAAGACCCTAAATTCCCAGCTTATaaaaagaagagaagaaaacttctaaatacagtataagaaaatcaGAATAAAAAATGAAGCATATCTAGATAGTAGTATTCCTTTTATCTAACTAAATAACCTAAATGCTTAAAAAATTTGGCTTgcaaaaaaaaccatacaaattGGTAATAAATGCAAGAAATAATAAAATCCAATATTAGTGTTATAAAAGGAACAATTGAATGTATaagagtaaaaaaatattaatgtaaataaaGATGATAGGCAAATATGTTCATAAAAATTACCcaaaaattttattataaatctCTTTAAAAAATTCCACAGCATGAAAGCAAAATTGAGTAAAATCAAAGGACAGGTACACTGATGATTTTATTGAGTGATCTATTTCATCATCTAAGTGATAGTAAGTCCTTGACTTATATTTTAGACTCATGTCTGGGTTCAACTTGAGGAAGTTCCAATTTGTTATCAGTATTTCTTGAAGATACTCATAGCAGTTTGTGGATAAAAGCATGATTATGATGTGTAACATTTTCTagcatttttgttcttttttcttaCCTTTCCTTACAAGTTTGACCATAGGTTGGTCTGAGTCagctttttcttttttagagTCTACATGAAAAATTTACTATTTATTTGGGGTTTCCAAATGGAAATTAAACCAATTTTGTTAATAGATAATAATAAGAAATCAAATATACTTGTTCACAAATAATTAagtgtaaaatttcattaatctgtaagacatttaaaaaaattattataacaaTTTAGACAAAATTTTCTagtaaaagaaagataactctattaTGAAAAGGGTCATAAAAAACAGGTGCACTGTATTTTTGGAAGTTTTTTAATGTGCATCTTAATCCTCTCTTAAATGGAGCTCTTCCCCTTAAACCacaattatcatttaaaaaaattgccattttcatttgaattgtgtTTTCAGTATGGCAAGCTGGGATAAAAGCAAGATAATGATTTGCAACATTTCCGAGCGGCTTTTTCTTACCTTTTCTTGAAAGTTTGACTTTAGGTGTGTCcaattctttttcctttttagagTCTATATGAAATAAGGATATTTTGTCTTTCACTTTTGGACTGATATTTTTAATAACCATTCACACAAAAAACCATGAATTTACCAAATTTTAATCattgaaaaataagttaatttCTATTTCTTTGTTATATTCAATACAATAATCTatagtttttgatttttgttgattTAAAGTTCacttcaaaaatgttaaaattagaAAAACGTGAAATGAAAGTTAAGGCTAATATATATTACTTTGTGAAAAGTGGTGTGTGAGAGCTTACCTTTTCGACTGAGTTTAATTTTAGGTGTATTTGATTCCTGGTTTTCTCTTTTAGAGTCTATGAAAACAAAGGAGTGCAAA
This genomic interval carries:
- the LOC143056612 gene encoding uncharacterized protein LOC143056612 isoform X4, with the translated sequence MTTEKSLLEFMEEAELDHYYQALKDQLKINAIHQLKYVEEEDLNDIGMTKPEMRRLKKMYKKEFPAGALGKLKKAILTRSGGDIGRSLSPSPPEQRSPRPSSYIRPPCKQIIPANSIQINKTLGEGEFGIVQQGLWTTETGEKVQVAIKCLTKEKMHTGTTEFLKEANIMQNVDHENIVRMYGVVLDKDDSLMLVTELAPMRSLLECLKEQSLRTDFPLPRLCDFAQEICDGMSYLESKRLIHRDLAARNILVFSKSKVKISDFGLSRALGIGKDYYQSNFSLNLKLPIAWCAPECINYLKFTSASDIWAFGVTLWEIFTYGFQPWAGLTGQQILESIDAPNCQRLERPDLCPKEYYQIMTKCWEHDPERRPLFSELFVMLPQMRPTQVKAMKDFPEVVVPKDFLYYKSYDVIYVLDKNPEDCPKSGFWKGVLGNGKCGYFDPANVMPIIEHKNSPSVSKSISRKESKRENGDAKIKLSRKESKRESGSSFFSNIRLSRKDSKRENQESNTPKIKLSRKDSKKEKELDTPKVKLSRKESDKKEKSPKKGGKKESNRKSLRRFNAEMISGPQNDLRHTGHIGYDGAIFGDVGFIGDNYDKLPVKVASTGKEGESRISTVSLNRDENGHNMNGSLGTNGHSWISQESIDSQYVTRTDEVDSGDFQYQDIDDDSIFADFKMPDMSSSFDFGPSFMDEVLKAINDKEAKLANSSSNDSSATTTPQHESPPKLMTNGRGSKSPPPPLPVQPPRLEPRNREPPKPEPRKQAKVKPMSASDEKMIDDAIAMANELSSRSHMSSSQEPSSPDKYQSDSESDSGSPQNGSRFKFSFKRSPKLDRQRTFSEEIKNKADQVESVPPGAMEAYNQLVMRGSVKEKSGTSYSSEEREVTPPKREVTPVKRELTPVRREITPAKREIIPAKRDITPAKREITPAKREITPMKREVTPERREVTPVHQDSTYGVPLAMIDDFDLEPPEMNFNQLTEMSYHQKPVPKPRPDSKRSDIPIPAPKPRPEIIQRVEPVPRPQKPPPEIPQEYDLKVKLPEDEYRPKILDTSSEQTSECDSEDIKNNVEVLRIDEPDSDNVHTDSGTESVNSATEVNRQDDSRRDSYNKSSSLFVGEDFSEPSPREIMNKLARESRIRRSLDHQRGVISGSEEGHSRNIREPQGIPGKGAMSSSTGGDEDVETNPLRMLRGGAIPIRGGRVGQGMNHKTYNSKLHVKIPTLHHSMSVDSGTIQHVKERDATNLPSPTRAPAIPPRSNSVSGDGNSLPLPPRMPLRHSTPIGAKRERKFPLQIDDSGIDGHSTPQSLVRNYAWSESSKLTQHERTLPPAPPPPLKKHQIDDKPFDSGLDEDDDVFEGHDITPPSTLKIDTSSKSSTFPRVKFQFQKVKCNLEQLGFYNRKDPFWVKTLTLAGRNISDRGSSEEVSPLMLANYKTSEGVSYEDLLDFAFDREKNCEEVEMMRSVFKNEISVEDCQQALTETKWIVPMAIKYVKLKQLLSAQLGDITLCKEALMACDWDVQRAANHVLSNLSSPEIIDV
- the LOC143056612 gene encoding uncharacterized protein LOC143056612 isoform X5, whose product is MTTEKSLLEFMEEAELDHYYQALKDQLKINAIHQLKYVEEEDLNDIGMTKPEMRRLKKMYKKEFPAGALGKLKKAILTRSGGDIGRSLSPSPPEQRSPRPSSYIRPPCKQIIPANSIQINKTLGEGEFGIVQQGLWTTETGEKVQVAIKCLTKEKMHTGTTEFLKEANIMQNVDHENIVRMYGVVLDKDDSLMLVTELAPMRSLLECLKEQSLRTDFPLPRLCDFAQEICDGMSYLESKRLIHRDLAARNILVFSKSKVKISDFGLSRALGIGKDYYQSNFSLNLKLPIAWCAPECINYLKFTSASDIWAFGVTLWEIFTYGFQPWAGLTGQQILESIDAPNCQRLERPDLCPKEYYQIMTKCWEHDPERRPLFSELFVMLPQMRPTQVKAMKDFPEVVVPKDFLYYKSYDVIYVLDKNPEDCPKSGFWKGVLGNGKCGYFDPANVMPIIEHKNSPSVSKSISRKESKRENGDAKIKLSRKESKRESGSSFFSNIRLSRKDSKKEKELDTPKVKLSRKDSKKEKADSDQPMVKLVRKESDKKEKSPKKGGKKESNRKSLRRFNAEMISGPQNDLRHTGHIGYDGAIFGDVGFIGDNYDKLPVKVASTGKEGESRISTVSLNRDENGHNMNGSLGTNGHSWISQESIDSQYVTRTDEVDSGDFQYQDIDDDSIFADFKMPDMSSSFDFGPSFMDEVLKAINDKEAKLANSSSNDSSATTTPQHESPPKLMTNGRGSKSPPPPLPVQPPRLEPRNREPPKPEPRKQAKVKPMSASDEKMIDDAIAMANELSSRSHMSSSQEPSSPDKYQSDSESDSGSPQNGSRFKFSFKRSPKLDRQRTFSEEIKNKADQVESVPPGAMEAYNQLVMRGSVKEKSGTSYSSEEREVTPPKREVTPVKRELTPVRREITPAKREIIPAKRDITPAKREITPAKREITPMKREVTPERREVTPVHQDSTYGVPLAMIDDFDLEPPEMNFNQLTEMSYHQKPVPKPRPDSKRSDIPIPAPKPRPEIIQRVEPVPRPQKPPPEIPQEYDLKVKLPEDEYRPKILDTSSEQTSECDSEDIKNNVEVLRIDEPDSDNVHTDSGTESVNSATEVNRQDDSRRDSYNKSSSLFVGEDFSEPSPREIMNKLARESRIRRSLDHQRGVISGSEEGHSRNIREPQGIPGKGAMSSSTGGDEDVETNPLRMLRGGAIPIRGGRVGQGMNHKTYNSKLHVKIPTLHHSMSVDSGTIQHVKERDATNLPSPTRAPAIPPRSNSVSGDGNSLPLPPRMPLRHSTPIGAKRERKFPLQIDDSGIDGHSTPQSLVRNYAWSESSKLTQHERTLPPAPPPPLKKHQIDDKPFDSGLDEDDDVFEGHDITPPSTLKIDTSSKSSTFPRVKFQFQKVKCNLEQLGFYNRKDPFWVKTLTLAGRNISDRGSSEEVSPLMLANYKTSEGVSYEDLLDFAFDREKNCEEVEMMRSVFKNEISVEDCQQALTETKWIVPMAIKYVKLKQLLSAQLGDITLCKEALMACDWDVQRAANHVLSNLSSPEIIDV